A section of the Salvelinus fontinalis isolate EN_2023a chromosome 33, ASM2944872v1, whole genome shotgun sequence genome encodes:
- the arrb1 gene encoding beta-arrestin-1 isoform X1, whose translation MGDKGTRVFKKASPNGKLTVYLGKRDFVDHVDLVEPVDGVVLIDPEYLKERKVFVTLTCAFRYGREDLDVLGLTFRKDLFVANIQAFPPVPEDKKRLTRLQERLIKKLGEHAHPFTFEIPLNLPCSVTLQPGPEDTGKACGVDFEVKAFCSENVQDKIHKRNSVRLVIRKVQYAPEKPGPQPMAETTRQFLMSDKPLHLEASLDKEIYYHGEPISVNVHVTNNTNKTVKKMKISVRQYADICLFNTAQYRCPVATEETDDVVAPSSTFCKVYTLTPFLNNNREKRGLALDGKLKHEDTNLASSTLLREGANKEILGIIVSYKVKVKLVVSRGGILGDLATSFIFFSSDVHVELPFTLMHPKPIEDAIYRDAADEAPIDTNLIEFDTNDDDIIFEDFARQRLIGAKDDEDEEGTDSPKLNHR comes from the exons CTCACAGTGTACCTGGGGAAGAGAGACTTTGTGGACCACGTTGACCTGGTGGAACCCGTAG ACGGCGTGGTGTTGATAGATCCGGAGTACCTGAAAGAGAGAAAAG TGTTTGTGACGTTGACTTGCGCCTTCCGTTATGGACGTGAGGACTTAGATGTTCTGGGCTTGACGTTTCGAAAGGACCTCTTCGTGGCCAACATCCAGGCCTTCCCTCCAGTGCCCGAAGACAAAAAGAGGTTAACTCGCCTTCAAGAACGCCTGATCAAAAAGCTTGGGGAACATGCTCACCCTTTCACCTTCGAG ATTCCACTGAATTTACCGTGCTCAGTCACCCTGCAGCCTGGACCGGAGGACACGGGGAAG GCCTGCGGGGTTGACTTTGAAGTCAAAGCTTTCTGCTCAGAGAACGTCCAAGACAAAATACATAAAAG GAACTCAGTGCGCCTGGTGATCCGTAAGGTCCAGTACGCCCCAGAGAAGCCCGGCCCCCAGCCCATGGCTGAGACCACCAGACAGTTCCTGATGTCTGACAAGCCACTGCACCTTGAGGCCTCACTGGATAAAGAG ATCTACTACCACGGGGAGCCAATCAGTGTCAACGTCCACGTCACAAACAACACCAACAAGACAGTGAAGAAAATGAAGATTTCAG TGCGTCAGTATGCAGACATCTGCCTATTCAACACGGCACAATACAGATGCCCGGTCGCAACAGAGGAGACAGA TGACGTGGTGGCTCCAAGTTCAACGTTTTGTAAAGTTTACACCCTCACCCCCTTCCTCAACAACAACCGAGAGAAACGTGGTCTGGCATTGGACGGGAAACTGAAACACGAGGACACAAACCTGGCTTCTAGTACATT GTTAAGAGAGGGAGCCAACAAGGAGATCCTGGGTATCATCGTATCCTACAAAGTCAAAGTGAAGCTTGTTGTGTCTCGAGGCGG AATCTTAGGAGATCTTGCAACAAG TTTCATTTTCTTTTCCAGTGATGTCCATGTTGAGCTCCCCTTTACGTTAATGCATCCCAAACCGATCGAAGATGCAATCTACAGAGATG CTGCAGACGAGGCGCCAATAGACACAAACTTGATAGAATTTGACACAAA CGACGATGACATCATCTTTGAGGATTTTGCGCGGCAGCGGCTGATCGGAGCGAAAGAcgatgaggatgaggagggtaCGGACTCTCCCAAGCTGAACCacagatag
- the arrb1 gene encoding beta-arrestin-1 isoform X3, translating into MGDKGTRVFKKASPNGKLTVYLGKRDFVDHVDLVEPVDGVVLIDPEYLKERKVFVTLTCAFRYGREDLDVLGLTFRKDLFVANIQAFPPVPEDKKRLTRLQERLIKKLGEHAHPFTFEIPLNLPCSVTLQPGPEDTGKACGVDFEVKAFCSENVQDKIHKRNSVRLVIRKVQYAPEKPGPQPMAETTRQFLMSDKPLHLEASLDKEIYYHGEPISVNVHVTNNTNKTVKKMKISVRQYADICLFNTAQYRCPVATEETDDVVAPSSTFCKVYTLTPFLNNNREKRGLALDGKLKHEDTNLASSTLLREGANKEILGIIVSYKVKVKLVVSRGGILGDLATSFIFFSSDVHVELPFTLMHPKPIEDAIYRDAADEAPIDTNLIEFDTK; encoded by the exons CTCACAGTGTACCTGGGGAAGAGAGACTTTGTGGACCACGTTGACCTGGTGGAACCCGTAG ACGGCGTGGTGTTGATAGATCCGGAGTACCTGAAAGAGAGAAAAG TGTTTGTGACGTTGACTTGCGCCTTCCGTTATGGACGTGAGGACTTAGATGTTCTGGGCTTGACGTTTCGAAAGGACCTCTTCGTGGCCAACATCCAGGCCTTCCCTCCAGTGCCCGAAGACAAAAAGAGGTTAACTCGCCTTCAAGAACGCCTGATCAAAAAGCTTGGGGAACATGCTCACCCTTTCACCTTCGAG ATTCCACTGAATTTACCGTGCTCAGTCACCCTGCAGCCTGGACCGGAGGACACGGGGAAG GCCTGCGGGGTTGACTTTGAAGTCAAAGCTTTCTGCTCAGAGAACGTCCAAGACAAAATACATAAAAG GAACTCAGTGCGCCTGGTGATCCGTAAGGTCCAGTACGCCCCAGAGAAGCCCGGCCCCCAGCCCATGGCTGAGACCACCAGACAGTTCCTGATGTCTGACAAGCCACTGCACCTTGAGGCCTCACTGGATAAAGAG ATCTACTACCACGGGGAGCCAATCAGTGTCAACGTCCACGTCACAAACAACACCAACAAGACAGTGAAGAAAATGAAGATTTCAG TGCGTCAGTATGCAGACATCTGCCTATTCAACACGGCACAATACAGATGCCCGGTCGCAACAGAGGAGACAGA TGACGTGGTGGCTCCAAGTTCAACGTTTTGTAAAGTTTACACCCTCACCCCCTTCCTCAACAACAACCGAGAGAAACGTGGTCTGGCATTGGACGGGAAACTGAAACACGAGGACACAAACCTGGCTTCTAGTACATT GTTAAGAGAGGGAGCCAACAAGGAGATCCTGGGTATCATCGTATCCTACAAAGTCAAAGTGAAGCTTGTTGTGTCTCGAGGCGG AATCTTAGGAGATCTTGCAACAAG TTTCATTTTCTTTTCCAGTGATGTCCATGTTGAGCTCCCCTTTACGTTAATGCATCCCAAACCGATCGAAGATGCAATCTACAGAGATG CTGCAGACGAGGCGCCAATAGACACAAACTTGATAGAATTTGACACAAAGTAA
- the arrb1 gene encoding beta-arrestin-1 isoform X2, which produces MGDKGTRVFKKASPNGKLTVYLGKRDFVDHVDLVEPVDGVVLIDPEYLKERKVFVTLTCAFRYGREDLDVLGLTFRKDLFVANIQAFPPVPEDKKRLTRLQERLIKKLGEHAHPFTFEIPLNLPCSVTLQPGPEDTGKACGVDFEVKAFCSENVQDKIHKRNSVRLVIRKVQYAPEKPGPQPMAETTRQFLMSDKPLHLEASLDKEIYYHGEPISVNVHVTNNTNKTVKKMKISVRQYADICLFNTAQYRCPVATEETDDVVAPSSTFCKVYTLTPFLNNNREKRGLALDGKLKHEDTNLASSTLLREGANKEILGIIVSYKVKVKLVVSRGGILGDLATSDVHVELPFTLMHPKPIEDAIYRDAADEAPIDTNLIEFDTNDDDIIFEDFARQRLIGAKDDEDEEGTDSPKLNHR; this is translated from the exons CTCACAGTGTACCTGGGGAAGAGAGACTTTGTGGACCACGTTGACCTGGTGGAACCCGTAG ACGGCGTGGTGTTGATAGATCCGGAGTACCTGAAAGAGAGAAAAG TGTTTGTGACGTTGACTTGCGCCTTCCGTTATGGACGTGAGGACTTAGATGTTCTGGGCTTGACGTTTCGAAAGGACCTCTTCGTGGCCAACATCCAGGCCTTCCCTCCAGTGCCCGAAGACAAAAAGAGGTTAACTCGCCTTCAAGAACGCCTGATCAAAAAGCTTGGGGAACATGCTCACCCTTTCACCTTCGAG ATTCCACTGAATTTACCGTGCTCAGTCACCCTGCAGCCTGGACCGGAGGACACGGGGAAG GCCTGCGGGGTTGACTTTGAAGTCAAAGCTTTCTGCTCAGAGAACGTCCAAGACAAAATACATAAAAG GAACTCAGTGCGCCTGGTGATCCGTAAGGTCCAGTACGCCCCAGAGAAGCCCGGCCCCCAGCCCATGGCTGAGACCACCAGACAGTTCCTGATGTCTGACAAGCCACTGCACCTTGAGGCCTCACTGGATAAAGAG ATCTACTACCACGGGGAGCCAATCAGTGTCAACGTCCACGTCACAAACAACACCAACAAGACAGTGAAGAAAATGAAGATTTCAG TGCGTCAGTATGCAGACATCTGCCTATTCAACACGGCACAATACAGATGCCCGGTCGCAACAGAGGAGACAGA TGACGTGGTGGCTCCAAGTTCAACGTTTTGTAAAGTTTACACCCTCACCCCCTTCCTCAACAACAACCGAGAGAAACGTGGTCTGGCATTGGACGGGAAACTGAAACACGAGGACACAAACCTGGCTTCTAGTACATT GTTAAGAGAGGGAGCCAACAAGGAGATCCTGGGTATCATCGTATCCTACAAAGTCAAAGTGAAGCTTGTTGTGTCTCGAGGCGG AATCTTAGGAGATCTTGCAACAAG TGATGTCCATGTTGAGCTCCCCTTTACGTTAATGCATCCCAAACCGATCGAAGATGCAATCTACAGAGATG CTGCAGACGAGGCGCCAATAGACACAAACTTGATAGAATTTGACACAAA CGACGATGACATCATCTTTGAGGATTTTGCGCGGCAGCGGCTGATCGGAGCGAAAGAcgatgaggatgaggagggtaCGGACTCTCCCAAGCTGAACCacagatag